One genomic region from Leifsonia sp. Root1293 encodes:
- the secG gene encoding preprotein translocase subunit SecG has product MDILQVVLQVILGLTSLLLTLLILLHKGRGGGLSDMFGGGVTSNLGASGVAERNLNRITVILGLVWIASIVVLGLITKFETGA; this is encoded by the coding sequence GTGGACATCCTCCAGGTCGTACTCCAGGTCATCCTGGGCCTGACGAGCCTCCTGCTCACCCTGCTCATCCTGTTGCACAAGGGACGCGGCGGCGGCCTCTCCGACATGTTCGGCGGCGGCGTGACCTCCAACCTCGGAGCATCGGGTGTCGCGGAGCGCAACCTCAACCGCATCACGGTCATCCTGGGCCTGGTCTGGATCGCGTCGATCGTCGTCCTCGGCCTCATCACCAAGTTCGAAACCGGCGCCTGA